One genomic window of Microbacterium testaceum StLB037 includes the following:
- a CDS encoding amidohydrolase family protein, translating to MTSTEGQDVTDVHAHLLMPGLHAEVERRVPDEVQAAADLELRRNGLASLQASGRMIGERFPRLTDVRARLAAMDEQGVDRQWVSPSPNHFYPWANEGLATWASGEANRLIAEHVALAPDRLVGLGVVPLQHPHLVVDALDDAVLGRGLAGVEISSFAGDVELSDERLESFWARAAELRAVVFLHPFGCSLDERLDRFYLSNTVGQPTENAVALSHLIFSGVLDRHPGLRLIAAHGGGYLPTAIGRSDRAWRVRPEARGCAHAPSTYLSKLWFDTVVHDERALRWLVEAAGADRVLLGSDFPFDMGLDDPVAFVRGAGLQDAEVSGILGGNAAELLRTRVHA from the coding sequence ATGACCTCGACCGAGGGGCAGGACGTCACCGACGTCCACGCCCACCTCCTCATGCCGGGGCTCCACGCCGAGGTCGAGCGCCGCGTCCCCGACGAGGTGCAGGCCGCGGCCGATCTCGAGCTGCGCCGCAACGGCCTCGCGAGCCTGCAGGCCTCGGGCCGGATGATCGGCGAGCGCTTCCCGCGTCTGACCGACGTGCGCGCGCGCTTGGCGGCGATGGACGAGCAGGGCGTCGACCGGCAGTGGGTCAGCCCGTCGCCGAACCACTTCTACCCGTGGGCCAATGAGGGCCTGGCGACCTGGGCGAGCGGTGAGGCCAACCGGCTCATCGCCGAGCACGTCGCCCTGGCCCCCGACCGGCTCGTCGGTCTCGGCGTGGTGCCCCTGCAGCACCCGCACCTCGTCGTCGACGCCCTCGACGACGCCGTGCTCGGCCGCGGTCTCGCGGGGGTCGAGATCTCGTCGTTCGCGGGCGACGTCGAACTCAGCGACGAGCGCCTCGAGTCGTTCTGGGCGCGCGCGGCGGAGCTTCGCGCCGTGGTCTTCCTGCACCCCTTCGGCTGCTCGCTCGACGAGCGCCTCGACCGGTTCTACCTCTCCAACACGGTCGGGCAGCCCACCGAGAACGCCGTCGCGCTGTCGCACCTCATCTTCTCGGGCGTGCTGGATCGGCATCCGGGGCTCCGCCTGATCGCCGCGCACGGCGGAGGCTACCTGCCGACCGCGATCGGGCGCTCCGACCGCGCCTGGAGGGTGCGCCCCGAGGCGCGCGGCTGCGCCCACGCGCCGTCGACCTACCTCTCGAAGCTGTGGTTCGACACCGTCGTGCACGACGAGCGGGCCCTCCGGTGGCTCGTCGAGGCCGCGGGTGCCGATCGGGTGCTGCTCGGCAGCGACTTCCCGTTCGACATGGGGCTCGACGACCCGGTCGCCTTCGTGCGGGGCGCGGGACTTCAGGATGCCGAGGTCTCCGGCATCCTGGGCGGGAACGCCGCGGAGCTGCTGCGCACCCGGGTGCACGCGTGA
- a CDS encoding cyclase family protein — MAARAEAFRNWGRWGDDDVLGTLNFIDADKRRQAAALVRDGVSISLSQRFDTDGPQKGWRRRTNPVHTMTDTGTDAERGNQGFPHGIGGADDVIAMPLQCSTQWDGLGHIFDHGFAWNGRRAGDVVTSDGDLVTGIEHAASVIVSRGVLLDLGRHLAPESGELADGHAITVADLEACAAAEGVEIGRGDIVLVRTGHYTRAHRDGWGDYAGGPAPGLSLTTAGWLHRTEIAAIATDTWGFEVRPNEFDVPAFQPLHQVVIPNMGLTIGEMWNLDALAEHCAAAGRWEFLLSAPPLPITGAVGSPVNPVALL; from the coding sequence ATCGCCGCGCGGGCCGAGGCGTTCCGCAACTGGGGACGCTGGGGCGACGACGACGTGCTCGGCACCCTCAACTTCATCGACGCCGACAAGCGCCGTCAGGCCGCGGCCCTCGTGCGCGACGGCGTCTCGATCTCGCTCTCGCAGCGCTTCGACACCGACGGCCCGCAGAAGGGCTGGCGCCGGCGGACCAACCCCGTCCACACGATGACCGACACGGGGACGGATGCCGAGCGCGGCAACCAGGGCTTCCCGCACGGTATCGGCGGCGCCGACGACGTCATCGCGATGCCCCTGCAGTGCTCGACGCAGTGGGACGGCCTCGGCCACATCTTCGACCACGGCTTCGCGTGGAACGGCCGGCGCGCGGGCGACGTCGTCACGAGCGACGGCGACCTCGTCACCGGCATCGAGCACGCGGCATCCGTCATCGTCTCGCGCGGCGTGCTGCTCGACCTCGGCCGGCACCTCGCACCCGAGAGCGGTGAGCTCGCCGACGGCCACGCGATCACCGTCGCCGACCTCGAGGCGTGCGCTGCCGCCGAGGGCGTCGAGATCGGGCGCGGCGACATCGTGCTCGTCCGCACCGGCCACTACACCCGCGCGCACCGCGACGGGTGGGGCGACTACGCCGGCGGTCCGGCTCCCGGTCTGTCGCTCACGACCGCCGGGTGGCTCCACCGCACCGAGATCGCCGCGATCGCGACCGACACGTGGGGTTTCGAGGTGCGGCCGAACGAGTTCGACGTGCCGGCCTTCCAGCCCCTGCACCAGGTCGTCATCCCCAACATGGGTCTGACGATCGGCGAGATGTGGAACCTCGATGCGCTCGCCGAACACTGCGCCGCCGCGGGCCGCTGGGAGTTCCTGCTCTCGGCTCCGCCGCTCCCGATCACCGGGGCCGTCGGGTCGCCGGTGAACCCCGTCGCTCTGCTGTAA
- a CDS encoding VOC family protein, giving the protein MIKLLSHLSFVAITTPDVEASVDFYVNQVGLTEVAREDGRVYLRCWGDYYAYSVIVVKGDEPGMETMAWRTSSAEALEEAAKRVQAAGIEGEWFEGRGIGRAFRFTGPQGHNMTLHWDVERQRAEPHTASIFPDRPEKRSGVAGAPRQLDHVTVATKDVDSFVQWYVDTLGFRFMARTVLDEAPISVFSVLTTNEKSHDLGVVLDGSSRAGRINHYAFWVDTREELLIAADTLMENGVPIEYGPNIHGIGEQTFLYYREPSTLRIELNTGGYRNYVPDWEANTWKPSLGSNNMYRNGAMPMSMTESFPPADGPSATEEGVPDEIKDALLNPYAQQGRG; this is encoded by the coding sequence ATGATCAAGCTTCTCTCTCATCTGTCGTTCGTCGCGATCACGACTCCTGATGTCGAGGCCTCGGTGGACTTCTACGTCAACCAGGTGGGCCTGACCGAGGTCGCCCGCGAAGACGGCCGTGTCTACCTGCGTTGCTGGGGCGACTACTACGCGTACTCCGTCATCGTCGTCAAGGGCGACGAGCCGGGGATGGAGACCATGGCCTGGCGCACCTCGTCGGCCGAGGCGCTCGAAGAGGCCGCGAAGCGCGTGCAGGCCGCCGGCATCGAGGGCGAGTGGTTCGAGGGGCGCGGCATCGGCCGCGCGTTCCGCTTCACCGGACCGCAGGGCCACAACATGACCCTGCACTGGGACGTCGAGCGTCAGCGCGCCGAGCCGCACACCGCCTCGATCTTCCCCGACCGGCCCGAGAAGCGCAGCGGCGTCGCCGGCGCCCCGCGCCAGCTCGACCACGTCACTGTTGCGACCAAGGACGTGGATTCGTTCGTGCAGTGGTACGTCGACACGCTCGGCTTCCGCTTCATGGCGCGCACCGTGCTCGACGAGGCGCCCATCTCGGTGTTCTCGGTGCTCACCACCAACGAGAAGTCGCATGACCTCGGCGTCGTCCTCGATGGCTCGAGCCGCGCCGGCCGCATCAACCACTACGCCTTCTGGGTCGACACCCGCGAAGAGCTGCTCATCGCCGCCGACACCCTCATGGAGAACGGGGTGCCGATCGAGTACGGCCCCAACATCCACGGCATCGGCGAGCAGACCTTCCTCTACTACCGCGAGCCCTCCACGCTGCGCATCGAGCTGAACACCGGCGGGTACCGCAACTACGTGCCCGACTGGGAGGCCAACACCTGGAAGCCCTCGCTCGGCTCGAACAACATGTACCGCAACGGCGCCATGCCGATGTCGATGACCGAGTCGTTCCCGCCCGCCGACGGCCCCAGCGCCACCGAAGAGGGCGTGCCCGACGAGATCAAGGACGCGCTGCTCAACCCCTACGCCCAGCAGGGCCGGGGCTGA
- a CDS encoding fumarylacetoacetate hydrolase family protein, with amino-acid sequence MRIARWADGADVGEGFVDGDLVVPFPDGLRVAEVLAQGLSAAASLFDRRDVAAARPLAEVRLLAPLVPASIRDFVAFEEHVEGVSASVDGKSEVVPEWYEAPTFYFTNPHTVRATGEVVAIPETQRLDVELELAAVIGAVPGSDGENVDAETAASHIFGYTVMNDWSARDLQSREMKVRLGPAKGKDFAMTLGPWIVTADELEPFLDAEGFLAVRAELFINGELIGHDLVSNMGWPFPELVAYAARNSVVVPGDVLGSGTVGNGGCLGELWGRRGGLDPLPLEPGDEVRLVIEGVGEIVNVVGERVAAPPVPRARVRPRTRSFER; translated from the coding sequence GTGAGGATCGCGCGCTGGGCCGACGGCGCCGACGTGGGCGAGGGGTTCGTCGACGGCGACCTCGTCGTGCCGTTCCCGGACGGGCTGCGGGTGGCGGAAGTGCTCGCGCAGGGGCTGTCGGCGGCCGCGTCGCTTTTCGACCGGCGGGACGTCGCAGCGGCGAGACCTCTCGCCGAGGTGCGCCTGCTCGCCCCGCTCGTGCCCGCGTCGATCCGCGACTTCGTCGCGTTCGAGGAGCACGTCGAGGGCGTGAGCGCCTCGGTCGACGGCAAGAGCGAGGTCGTGCCCGAATGGTACGAGGCACCGACGTTCTACTTCACCAACCCGCACACGGTGCGCGCGACGGGAGAGGTCGTTGCGATCCCCGAGACGCAGCGCCTCGACGTCGAGCTCGAGCTCGCCGCGGTCATCGGTGCGGTGCCCGGCTCCGACGGAGAGAACGTGGATGCCGAGACCGCGGCATCCCACATCTTCGGCTACACCGTGATGAACGACTGGTCGGCCCGCGACCTGCAGTCGCGCGAGATGAAGGTGCGGCTGGGGCCGGCGAAGGGCAAGGACTTCGCGATGACGCTCGGACCGTGGATCGTCACGGCCGACGAGCTCGAGCCGTTCCTCGACGCCGAGGGTTTCCTCGCCGTGCGCGCGGAGCTCTTCATCAACGGCGAGCTGATCGGCCACGACCTCGTGTCGAACATGGGCTGGCCGTTCCCCGAGCTCGTGGCCTACGCGGCGCGCAACTCGGTGGTCGTGCCGGGCGACGTGCTCGGCTCGGGCACCGTCGGCAACGGCGGCTGCCTCGGCGAACTGTGGGGGCGCCGCGGCGGTCTCGACCCGCTCCCGCTCGAACCCGGCGACGAGGTGCGTCTGGTGATCGAGGGCGTCGGCGAGATCGTCAACGTCGTGGGCGAGCGCGTCGCCGCGCCGCCTGTGCCGCGCGCGCGGGTGCGGCCCCGGACCCGATCCTTCGAGCGATGA
- a CDS encoding GMC oxidoreductase, with amino-acid sequence MSDTPTIAVVGSGPIGSAYARVLLETLPTARVIMFEAGPQITERPGESVRNIADADEKARARERSQGPQAGTHRESLGIPGGTVVEGMFTARQGTHLYDFGGEGSAHAPTFPAAAAATNVGGQGAHWTCAIPRPAFSERLDFIDDDEWEDLISTAEDLLHKQSAAFSDSPVGAAIRTLLDREFGAELPEGYGVSTLPVAGDPQPDGSIRWAGADTVLGPLIEPGTDTAARFELRDLTLVRRIDHDGARVRGLVVEDLRTGEESFVAADAVVVAADAFRSPQLLWASGIRPAPLGRYLTEHQVVISTVALDEDRMSALVTDGELEAELARRAANPSDPVAAVNRIPFSEPGHPYSAQIMYAETPPFPLAADHPAHGNRWGYVNMGFGIRKFPRVEDGVTFSDDELDYRGLPNFTIEYALTDREEKEIAEATERLRRAGDALGTFVAEPRLLPNGSSLHFMGTMRAGTDAATSVADPYSRVWGFENLVVGGNALIPTANTMNPTLTSVAIAVRGARQLAADLGGARH; translated from the coding sequence ATGTCCGACACCCCCACCATCGCCGTCGTCGGCAGCGGACCGATCGGCTCCGCCTACGCCCGCGTGCTGCTGGAGACGCTGCCCACCGCCCGCGTGATCATGTTCGAGGCCGGCCCGCAGATCACCGAGCGCCCCGGCGAGAGCGTGCGCAACATCGCCGATGCCGACGAGAAGGCCCGGGCCCGTGAACGTTCCCAGGGGCCGCAGGCCGGCACCCACCGGGAGTCGCTCGGCATCCCCGGCGGAACCGTCGTCGAGGGCATGTTCACCGCGCGGCAGGGCACCCATCTCTACGACTTCGGCGGCGAGGGCTCCGCGCACGCGCCCACCTTCCCCGCCGCGGCCGCCGCGACCAACGTCGGCGGCCAGGGGGCGCACTGGACCTGCGCCATCCCGCGTCCGGCCTTCAGCGAGAGGCTCGACTTCATCGACGACGACGAGTGGGAGGACCTGATCTCCACCGCCGAAGACCTCCTGCACAAGCAGAGCGCCGCCTTCTCGGATTCCCCGGTCGGCGCCGCCATCCGTACCCTCCTCGACCGCGAGTTCGGCGCCGAGCTGCCCGAGGGCTACGGCGTGAGCACTCTCCCCGTCGCCGGAGACCCGCAGCCCGACGGATCGATCCGCTGGGCCGGCGCCGACACCGTGCTGGGGCCCCTCATCGAACCCGGGACCGACACCGCTGCGCGCTTCGAGCTCCGCGACCTCACGCTCGTCCGCCGCATCGACCACGACGGTGCACGCGTGCGCGGTCTGGTCGTCGAGGACCTGCGGACGGGAGAGGAGTCGTTCGTCGCTGCGGATGCCGTCGTCGTCGCCGCGGACGCGTTCCGTTCCCCGCAGTTGCTCTGGGCCTCCGGCATCCGTCCCGCCCCGCTCGGCCGCTACCTGACCGAGCACCAGGTGGTCATCAGCACGGTCGCGCTCGACGAGGACCGCATGTCGGCGCTCGTCACCGACGGCGAGCTCGAGGCCGAGCTTGCCCGTCGCGCCGCGAACCCGAGCGATCCCGTGGCCGCGGTCAACCGCATCCCGTTCTCGGAGCCCGGGCACCCGTACTCGGCGCAGATCATGTACGCCGAGACCCCGCCCTTCCCTCTCGCTGCGGACCACCCCGCCCACGGCAACCGGTGGGGATACGTGAACATGGGCTTCGGCATCCGCAAGTTCCCCCGCGTCGAGGACGGCGTGACCTTCTCCGATGACGAGCTCGACTATCGCGGCCTGCCCAACTTCACGATCGAGTACGCCCTCACCGACCGCGAGGAGAAGGAGATCGCCGAGGCGACCGAGCGCCTCCGCCGCGCCGGCGACGCCCTGGGGACCTTCGTCGCCGAGCCGCGCCTGCTCCCGAACGGATCGAGCCTGCACTTCATGGGCACGATGCGGGCGGGGACGGATGCCGCGACCTCGGTCGCCGACCCGTACTCGCGCGTGTGGGGCTTCGAGAATCTCGTCGTCGGGGGCAACGCCCTGATCCCGACGGCCAACACGATGAACCCGACCCTGACGAGCGTCGCGATCGCCGTCCGCGGGGCGCGTCAGCTGGCGGCGGACCTGGGCGGCGCGCGTCACTGA
- a CDS encoding MDR family MFS transporter, which translates to MTLSPARLRILVASLLTVSFLGALDHTVVSTSLATIAGDLGALEHMSWIMVGYTLAATVMLPVLGKLGDVVGPRRVFLVSLVLFLVASLACGFAPDLGWLIAARVLQGLGSAGLQLMSQTIIARVTSPRQRPRYMAIIGAAFPVAIVVGPVVGGLITDFWGWSWVFWINLPVGLVALALALVAIPRLPGGAHPRFDIPGSIAFTGTLVALVLAVTWIGDDALRPAAILCATAVVIGIPALVVIERRAAEPILPPRILRHRTILVCLGLSLVVGAGLFAIVAYVPTYIQMAFRTTATVSGLVPIATVLGMLVSSLLTGWLVSRSGRYRAYPVIGTALGAAGLTAMAALPVGTPLWVPMAVMAVVGIGTGSFTNLIFAVVQSAAARSDLGAVTATTNLVRQIGSAVGTAIVGGVVGFGVASSLPAGLDANTLTPAVARATSESVREEIAVVYHDVFAPVFLGLAAVYACGVVIALLLPAGRLSDEAPTPVSSDARPQHA; encoded by the coding sequence ATGACCCTCTCTCCGGCGCGCCTGCGCATCCTCGTCGCATCCCTCCTCACGGTGTCGTTCCTCGGCGCCCTCGACCACACCGTCGTCTCGACCTCGCTCGCCACGATTGCCGGCGACCTCGGCGCGCTCGAGCACATGAGCTGGATCATGGTCGGCTACACCCTCGCCGCCACCGTGATGCTGCCCGTCCTCGGCAAGCTCGGCGACGTCGTCGGCCCCCGCCGCGTGTTCCTCGTCTCGCTCGTGCTCTTCCTCGTCGCCTCGCTCGCGTGCGGCTTCGCGCCCGACCTCGGCTGGCTCATCGCCGCGCGCGTCCTGCAGGGCCTCGGCTCGGCGGGACTCCAGCTCATGTCGCAGACGATCATCGCCCGCGTGACCAGCCCCCGTCAGCGCCCGCGCTACATGGCGATCATCGGCGCGGCGTTCCCCGTCGCGATCGTCGTCGGACCCGTGGTCGGCGGTCTCATCACCGACTTCTGGGGCTGGTCGTGGGTGTTCTGGATCAACCTCCCGGTGGGGCTCGTCGCCCTCGCCCTCGCGCTCGTCGCGATCCCGCGGCTGCCGGGCGGCGCTCATCCCCGCTTCGACATCCCCGGATCGATCGCCTTCACCGGCACGCTCGTCGCCCTCGTGCTCGCCGTGACCTGGATCGGCGACGACGCCCTGCGTCCCGCGGCGATCCTCTGCGCCACCGCCGTGGTCATCGGCATCCCGGCTCTCGTCGTCATCGAGCGGCGGGCGGCCGAGCCGATCCTCCCGCCGAGGATCCTGCGCCACCGCACGATCCTCGTGTGTCTCGGCCTCTCGCTCGTCGTCGGCGCGGGGCTGTTCGCGATCGTGGCCTACGTGCCGACCTACATCCAGATGGCGTTCCGGACGACCGCGACCGTGTCCGGACTCGTGCCCATCGCGACCGTGCTCGGCATGCTCGTCAGCAGCCTGCTCACCGGGTGGCTCGTGAGCCGTTCGGGACGCTATCGCGCCTACCCGGTGATCGGTACGGCCCTCGGCGCTGCCGGGCTCACGGCCATGGCGGCTCTGCCGGTCGGGACGCCGTTGTGGGTGCCCATGGCCGTCATGGCCGTCGTGGGCATCGGCACGGGGTCGTTCACGAACCTCATCTTCGCCGTCGTCCAGAGCGCCGCCGCCCGCTCCGACCTCGGCGCGGTCACCGCGACCACGAACCTCGTGCGCCAGATCGGCTCGGCCGTGGGGACCGCGATCGTCGGCGGCGTGGTGGGCTTCGGGGTCGCGTCGAGCCTTCCCGCGGGGCTGGATGCCAACACCCTCACGCCCGCGGTGGCCCGGGCCACCTCCGAGAGCGTGCGCGAGGAGATCGCCGTCGTCTACCACGACGTCTTCGCCCCCGTGTTCCTCGGCCTCGCGGCCGTCTACGCCTGCGGCGTGGTCATCGCCCTCCTCCTCCCCGCCGGTCGGCTCTCCGACGAGGCGCCCACCCCGGTTTCGTCCGACGCCCGACCCCAGCACGCCTGA
- a CDS encoding FAD-dependent monooxygenase, which yields MTAVQKVAIAGAGVAGLATAIFLAKAGVEVDLYDAQPALSTRGSGITLQGNALRVFDELGVWDEIAAAGKAFEGLNLRAPGPGAPVVAALPDLKTGGPDYPSTMGMSRPDLARILLAAAEHHGARVHFGTRVTGVSQTDDGVAGVARTDGVAGVARTDGVAVEVDGEPAGTFDLLVGADGLHSAVREMIGIHVSPEQTGMGIWRTFVSLPPEVDRSELYYGGPMYIAGYTPTGDDTMYAFLVEAAQDRSNVSPEEARRIMVEQSRAYDGPWNHIRADIEAGADANYTWFTRHLVEAPWNRGRAVVIGDAAHSCPPTIAQGAAQGLEDAAVLSELLVERDAVDQALWDAFHERRVARAKAIVDASVQLGQWQLDGVRDADMGGLMFGVAQLTAARA from the coding sequence ATGACCGCCGTTCAGAAAGTCGCGATCGCCGGAGCCGGCGTCGCGGGCCTGGCCACCGCCATCTTCCTCGCCAAGGCAGGCGTCGAGGTCGATCTCTACGACGCTCAGCCCGCGCTGTCCACGCGCGGCTCGGGCATCACCCTGCAGGGCAACGCGCTGCGGGTCTTCGACGAGCTCGGCGTCTGGGACGAGATCGCCGCCGCGGGCAAGGCCTTCGAGGGGCTCAACCTGCGCGCTCCCGGTCCCGGCGCCCCGGTGGTCGCGGCTCTCCCCGACCTGAAGACCGGCGGCCCCGACTACCCCTCCACGATGGGCATGTCACGCCCCGACCTCGCCCGCATCCTCCTGGCGGCCGCGGAACACCACGGTGCCCGCGTGCACTTCGGCACGCGCGTGACCGGCGTCTCGCAGACCGACGACGGCGTCGCGGGTGTCGCCCGGACCGACGGCGTCGCCGGCGTCGCCCGGACCGACGGCGTCGCCGTCGAGGTCGACGGGGAGCCGGCGGGCACGTTCGACCTGCTCGTCGGAGCGGACGGACTGCACTCCGCCGTGCGCGAGATGATCGGCATCCACGTCTCTCCCGAACAGACCGGCATGGGTATCTGGCGCACCTTCGTGTCGCTGCCGCCCGAGGTCGACCGCAGCGAGCTCTACTACGGCGGCCCGATGTACATCGCCGGCTACACGCCCACCGGCGACGACACGATGTACGCCTTCCTCGTCGAGGCCGCGCAGGACCGCTCGAACGTCTCGCCCGAGGAGGCGCGCCGCATCATGGTCGAGCAGTCGCGCGCCTACGACGGCCCGTGGAACCACATCCGCGCCGACATCGAGGCCGGCGCCGACGCCAACTACACCTGGTTCACGCGCCACCTCGTCGAGGCCCCGTGGAACCGCGGCCGGGCGGTCGTCATCGGCGACGCCGCCCACAGCTGCCCGCCCACGATCGCCCAGGGCGCAGCCCAGGGCCTCGAGGACGCGGCGGTCCTGAGCGAGCTCCTCGTGGAGCGGGATGCCGTCGACCAGGCGCTCTGGGACGCGTTCCACGAGCGCCGCGTGGCGCGCGCGAAGGCGATCGTCGACGCCTCCGTCCAGCTCGGCCAGTGGCAGCTCGACGGCGTCCGCGACGCCGACATGGGTGGCCTGATGTTCGGTGTGGCCCAGCTGACGGCGGCCCGCGCATGA
- a CDS encoding SDR family NAD(P)-dependent oxidoreductase encodes MSFAGRLFVVTGAANGQGAEEALMLAAQGADVVAGDLAASAPDLLARADALPGSVRYRRLDVASEDDWRALAASLEGRPVRGLVNNAGVTHRARIGQLERADWDRVLAVNVTGAMLGIQALLPLMDAGSSIVNIGSVAGLTGHYTAAYTASKWALRGLTHACVTELGPRGIRVNLVHPGYIHTAMTESAPPAFRTANEAIVPLGRGGQAAEVASTVVFLLSDGAAYLSGAEITVDGGQTLSGAATVLSNAVRP; translated from the coding sequence ATGAGCTTCGCCGGCCGGCTCTTCGTCGTCACGGGGGCGGCGAACGGTCAGGGGGCCGAAGAGGCGCTGATGCTCGCCGCGCAGGGGGCCGACGTGGTGGCGGGCGATCTGGCGGCATCGGCTCCCGATCTCCTGGCGCGCGCGGACGCGCTGCCCGGCTCGGTGCGGTACCGGCGCCTCGACGTCGCGTCCGAGGACGACTGGCGCGCGCTCGCCGCCTCTCTCGAGGGGCGCCCGGTCCGCGGGCTCGTCAACAACGCGGGCGTCACGCATCGCGCGCGCATCGGGCAACTGGAGCGCGCCGACTGGGATCGCGTCCTCGCGGTCAACGTCACGGGGGCGATGCTCGGCATCCAGGCCCTCCTCCCGTTGATGGATGCCGGGTCCTCCATCGTCAACATCGGCTCCGTCGCGGGACTCACCGGGCACTACACGGCGGCGTACACCGCGAGCAAGTGGGCGCTCCGCGGCCTCACGCACGCCTGCGTCACGGAGCTCGGGCCCCGTGGCATCCGGGTCAATCTCGTGCACCCGGGCTACATCCACACGGCGATGACCGAGAGCGCCCCGCCGGCGTTCCGCACCGCGAACGAGGCGATCGTTCCGCTCGGGCGCGGGGGACAAGCCGCCGAGGTGGCGAGCACGGTGGTGTTCCTGCTGTCGGATGGCGCCGCCTACCTGTCGGGCGCCGAGATCACCGTCGACGGCGGACAGACGCTGTCCGGAGCGGCGACGGTCCTCTCGAACGCCGTGCGGCCCTAA
- a CDS encoding fumarylacetoacetate hydrolase family protein — protein sequence MTAPYALARFRDGDAVRVGLVAGERIRALTADELGGGLNAFLAAPDWDRLEALISAQDDASGEWHPLSDVTLTAPVEPRQVLQTGANYRQHVIELVAAGLTQNTDRTPEEARAFAADMMDERARSGEPYFFIGLTACVVGDDVPLVLPAYSEVHDWELELAVVIGREAFRVSREDALDHVAGYTMVNDITTRDLVFRKDMKEIGTDWYRAKNAPGFLPTGPLLVPARFVDPADTSVRLELNGQVMQDANTSDLLFDVPALISAASQTHPLLPGDLLLTGSPAGNGQHWKRFLRDGDVMTGTIGALGTQVVRCVGEAGS from the coding sequence ATGACCGCCCCCTACGCTCTCGCCCGTTTCCGTGACGGGGATGCCGTTCGCGTCGGCCTCGTGGCCGGCGAGCGCATCCGTGCGCTGACCGCCGACGAGCTCGGGGGCGGTCTGAACGCCTTCCTCGCCGCCCCCGACTGGGATCGCCTCGAAGCCCTGATCTCGGCACAGGATGACGCGTCGGGGGAGTGGCATCCGCTCTCCGACGTCACTCTCACGGCCCCCGTCGAACCGCGGCAGGTTCTGCAGACCGGCGCCAACTACCGTCAGCACGTCATCGAGCTGGTGGCCGCGGGTCTCACGCAGAACACCGACCGCACGCCCGAAGAAGCGCGTGCCTTCGCCGCCGACATGATGGACGAGCGCGCGCGCAGCGGCGAGCCGTACTTCTTCATCGGGCTGACGGCGTGCGTCGTTGGCGACGACGTGCCCCTCGTGCTCCCCGCCTACAGCGAGGTGCACGACTGGGAGCTCGAGCTCGCCGTCGTGATCGGTCGCGAGGCGTTCCGCGTCTCGCGGGAGGACGCCCTCGACCACGTCGCCGGTTACACGATGGTCAACGACATCACCACGCGCGACCTGGTCTTCCGCAAGGACATGAAAGAGATCGGCACCGACTGGTACCGGGCGAAGAACGCCCCCGGGTTCCTGCCGACCGGCCCCCTGCTCGTGCCCGCGCGCTTCGTCGATCCGGCCGACACGTCGGTGCGCCTCGAACTGAACGGACAGGTGATGCAGGATGCCAACACCTCCGACCTCCTGTTCGACGTGCCGGCGCTCATCTCGGCGGCATCCCAGACCCACCCCCTGCTCCCCGGCGACCTGCTGCTCACCGGCAGCCCCGCCGGCAACGGGCAGCACTGGAAGAGGTTCCTGCGCGACGGGGACGTCATGACGGGGACCATCGGCGCGCTCGGGACGCAGGTCGTGCGGTGCGTGGGGGAGGCGGGGTCGTGA
- a CDS encoding ester cyclase, translating into MEAWETREWFAEFLDAQNRHDLEAVRGFLDPGVRRAHRPAGAEAWIAEAAELLHAFPDWRWKRIQLIVEDDRLAVHLRGSGMQAGAFQHVPATRRRVNIAAFAMYRLERGRIVEASGTDDAEQIRALLV; encoded by the coding sequence GTGGAGGCCTGGGAGACGCGCGAGTGGTTCGCCGAGTTCCTCGACGCCCAGAATCGCCACGATCTCGAGGCCGTCCGCGGTTTCCTCGACCCGGGGGTGCGCCGCGCGCACCGTCCCGCCGGGGCGGAGGCGTGGATCGCCGAGGCCGCCGAGCTCCTTCACGCCTTCCCCGATTGGCGGTGGAAGCGGATCCAGCTGATCGTCGAAGACGACCGTCTCGCGGTGCACCTGCGGGGGTCGGGGATGCAGGCGGGAGCGTTCCAGCACGTCCCGGCCACGCGTCGGCGGGTCAACATCGCCGCGTTCGCGATGTACCGACTCGAGCGCGGGCGGATCGTCGAGGCATCCGGAACCGACGACGCCGAGCAGATCCGCGCCCTGCTCGTCTGA